One Cricetulus griseus strain 17A/GY chromosome 5, alternate assembly CriGri-PICRH-1.0, whole genome shotgun sequence genomic window carries:
- the LOC103160498 gene encoding 60S ribosomal protein L36: MALRYPMAVGLNKGHKVTKNVSKPRHSRRRGRLTKHTKFVRDMIREVCGFAPYERRAMELLKVSKDKRALKFIKKRVGTHIRAKRKREELSNVLAAMRKAAAKKD; encoded by the exons ATGGCCCTGCGCTATCCCATGGCCGTGGGCCTCAACAAGGGCCACAAGGTGACGAAGAACGTCAGCAAGCCGAGGCACAGCCGGCGCCGCGGG CGCCTCACCAAACACACCAAGTTCGTGCGGGACATGATCCGGGAGGTGTGCGGCTTCGCGCCCTACGAGCGGCGCGCCATGGAGCTGCTCAAGGTGTCCAAGGACAAGCGCGCGCTCAAGTTCATCAAGAAGCGG GTCGGCACTCACATCCGCGCCAAGAGGAAACGCGAGGAGCTGAGCAACGTGCTGGCGGCCATGCGGAAGGCGGCGGCCAAGAAGGACTGA